A genomic window from Pseudonocardia broussonetiae includes:
- a CDS encoding histidine phosphatase family protein → MTTLILLRHGRSSANTAGVLAGRTPGVELDETGRGQAEKVVGRLDGVPIAEIVCSPMLRCEQTVAPLAAARGLTPLTEPDLAEVDYGTWTGAELKKLGKEPLWKVVQGHPSAAVFPDGEGLAAMQARAVAAVRRHGARIAAEHGPQAVWLACSHGDVIKSVLADALATHLDNFQRIMVDTCSISVVHYTETRPFVARVNDLGGDVAGLVPPAPKRRRRTAARSSDAVVGGTT, encoded by the coding sequence GTGACCACCCTGATCCTGCTGCGCCACGGACGCTCCTCGGCGAACACCGCCGGCGTGCTGGCCGGCCGCACCCCCGGTGTCGAGCTCGACGAGACCGGGCGCGGGCAGGCGGAGAAGGTCGTCGGCCGGCTCGACGGCGTGCCGATCGCCGAGATCGTCTGCTCGCCCATGCTGCGCTGCGAGCAGACCGTGGCGCCGCTCGCGGCCGCCCGGGGGCTCACCCCGCTCACCGAGCCCGACCTGGCCGAGGTCGACTACGGCACCTGGACCGGCGCGGAGCTGAAGAAGCTCGGCAAGGAACCGCTCTGGAAGGTCGTGCAGGGCCACCCGTCGGCCGCGGTGTTCCCCGACGGCGAGGGCCTCGCGGCGATGCAGGCGCGGGCGGTGGCCGCGGTGCGCCGGCACGGGGCGCGGATCGCGGCCGAGCACGGGCCGCAGGCGGTCTGGCTCGCGTGCAGCCACGGGGACGTCATCAAGTCGGTCCTGGCCGACGCGCTGGCCACGCACCTCGACAACTTCCAGCGCATCATGGTCGACACCTGCTCGATCAGCGTCGTGCACTACACGGAGACGCGGCCGTTCGTGGCGCGCGTCAACGACCTCGGTGGCGACGTCGCCGGGCTGGTCCCGCCGGCCCCCAAGCGCCGCCGCCGCACCGCCGCCCGCAGCTCCGACGCCGTGGTGGGCGGGACCACCTGA